The Burkholderia sp. PAMC 26561 genome includes the window ATTATACGCATTTCGTGCTGCATTGCAAAAAAGTTTCAGGAAATTGTGGCCAGGGTCGTGTCGATGCAACAGCAAAGCCACGCCCTGCGGCCCTCTTACGGCACAACGGACAAGAACAGGAACGTCGCAAAAATCACCAAGTGGACGACGCCCTGCAGTACGGTCGAACGGCCAGTTCCGAGCGTGAGGATGCTGACCAGCAAGGTCAGCGCAAGCAATACGATCTCCTTCGAGCCCAAGCCAAGTGAAATTGGCTGGCTGATCGCGATCGACACGACGGCGACCGCTGGAATCGTCAAGCCGATGCTGGCCAGCGCCGATCCAAGCGCGAGATTCAAGCTTGTCTGCAGCCGGTTCAGTCGTGCAGCGCGCAATGCGGCCACGCCTTCCGGCAACAGCACGAGCGCCGCGATCACCACGCCAACCACCGCTTCCGGTGCGCCTGCGCTGGCAACGCCCGCTTCGACCGTCGGAGAAAGAATCTTGGCCAGTCCGACCACGGCCAATAACGACAGCAACAGCAATCCGCCCGAAGCCAGCGCGTGCCCGTTCGTTGGCAGCGGCGCGTGGACATCGTCGGGACGGTTGGGATCGAGCGCGGGCACCGGCGGCAGGAAGTAGTCGCGATGCCGGACGGTCTGGACGAACACGAATACGATGTAAAGCACGAGCGATGTCACCCCGACGAACACCAGTTGCGATGTCGAAAGACCCGGTCCGACAACAGTACTCGTGAAGTTCGGCAGCACCATGGTCAGCACCGACAGCGCGCAAAGAATGGCAAGGGCAGCGCTCGCACCGCTTAGCTGGAAATTCTGTTCGTGATGGCGCAAGCCGCCGACCAGCAAACAGATTCCGACGATTCCGTTGCAGCAGATCATGGCCGCGGCGAACACGGTATCGCGGGGAAGCGCAGCTTTTTCCGGACCGCCCGTGAGCATCACGGAGACTATCAGCGCCACTTCAATGACCGTTACCGCAATCGCCAGTACCAGGGTCCCGAATGGCTCGCCCACTCGATGCGCCACCACTTCCGCGTGATGCACGGCGGCGAACACGGCGGCGGCCAGGGTGATTGCGGCCAGACCGAGTATCCAGCCGTTCGGCATGGCGACTGCAAGTCCAAGGATGATGAGTGCGGCAAATGGTGCGATGCCCGTCCAGTCCAGCTTGAATTTCATCGATGCTCCAGGGCGGTAATGCAGATAGAGGGGTGGCAGAAGCGGCCAGCGAGTTCAAACATGACGCGTCCGAAAGATCACGTTTTCTGGCCGGGCTTGAATGCCGGAAGAACCGTCAGATTACAGGTTCCTCCTTCAAATTAATCGAATTGAACGCTTGCGGGAATGCGGGTTGAATGCGTGTCGGGCAAAGACAGGCATCACTGCACGCAATCTGCCGGAGAGCTACAAACCGTTACGCGTCAGTGAGTTGATGAGCACTTCAGCATGTTGTCCACACGGCTATCCACAAAATCTGTGGACAACCTTCGGACGTTGCGTTCATTCGCTGATGCACGAAATGCCACGCTTTGTGGTTTTTCTAAGTTCGAGCGCTTGAGCGGCTTATCTATCACGATAAAAAAGCGCGACCAGTTCATGAGTCGCGCTTCTTGTCATACCCAGTTTAACGAACTTATTCGACGAATTCCGAATTCATCGTGATCTTCGCGTTGCCGGCAAAAAGTTTCGATACCGGGCAACCTTCCTTCGCGGCGGTCGCCAGTTTTTCGAACGTGGCCTTGTCAGTGCCCGGGACCTTGGCCTTCACGTCAAGATGGCAAGCGGTGATCGAGAAACCCTCGCCGTCCTTGTCCAGCGTCACGGTAGACTTCGTTTCAATGCTTTCCGCCGTGAGTCCTGCCTGCGTGAGCTGCAGCGACAAGGCCATGGTGAAGCAGCCTGAATGCGCCGCGCCGATCAGTTCTTCCGGGTTCGTTCCCGGACCGCCTTCAAAGCGCGCCGCAAAGCCGTACGGCGCGTCCTTCAATACGCCGGTTTGCGTCGAAATGTAACCTTTACCGTCCTTGATGCCGCCACTCCATTTTGCAGATGCTGTCTTTTGCACGAGTGTTCTCCAGTAAGTCAGGGTGGATTGCCGCGCAGTGCCGCCGCAGCAAGGATTCGACCGCAAAGCCTGCATTCAGTACGAACCGGCTTGGCGTGCCATCGGGTTGGACCAAGCACACAGAATGCCCGAAAGCGCATCGGGCAGGTTGATTG containing:
- a CDS encoding calcium:proton antiporter; this encodes MKFKLDWTGIAPFAALIILGLAVAMPNGWILGLAAITLAAAVFAAVHHAEVVAHRVGEPFGTLVLAIAVTVIEVALIVSVMLTGGPEKAALPRDTVFAAAMICCNGIVGICLLVGGLRHHEQNFQLSGASAALAILCALSVLTMVLPNFTSTVVGPGLSTSQLVFVGVTSLVLYIVFVFVQTVRHRDYFLPPVPALDPNRPDDVHAPLPTNGHALASGGLLLLSLLAVVGLAKILSPTVEAGVASAGAPEAVVGVVIAALVLLPEGVAALRAARLNRLQTSLNLALGSALASIGLTIPAVAVVSIAISQPISLGLGSKEIVLLALTLLVSILTLGTGRSTVLQGVVHLVIFATFLFLSVVP
- a CDS encoding OsmC family protein, with protein sequence MQKTASAKWSGGIKDGKGYISTQTGVLKDAPYGFAARFEGGPGTNPEELIGAAHSGCFTMALSLQLTQAGLTAESIETKSTVTLDKDGEGFSITACHLDVKAKVPGTDKATFEKLATAAKEGCPVSKLFAGNAKITMNSEFVE